In one Lycium barbarum isolate Lr01 chromosome 7, ASM1917538v2, whole genome shotgun sequence genomic region, the following are encoded:
- the LOC132603400 gene encoding peroxisomal fatty acid beta-oxidation multifunctional protein AIM1-like isoform X1, translated as MGGVKVTMEVGTDGVAVITIFNPPVNALAIPIIAGLKDRWTEATTRNDVKAIVLTGNGGRFSGGFDINVFQKVHGTGDISQMPDVSVDLVVNTMEDGKKPAVAAIEGLALGGGLELALGCHARIAAPRAQLGLPELSLGVMPGFGGTQRLPRLIGLSKAVEMMMTSKPLMSEEGKKLGLIDAIVPSSELLKVSRQWALDIAERRKPWMRSLHKTDKIGSLPDAREVLKVAREQVKQTAKNMPQHLACIDVIEEGIIHGGYSGVLKEAKVFKDLVLSDTSKGLVHVFFAQRATSKVPNVTDIGLKPRTVKKVAVIGGGLMGSGIATALALSNTFVVLKEITSEYLQKGMKAIEETYGDVSYMTANVSGLVTRKKLPQDKADKALSMVKGALDYSDFKDVDMVIEAVIENVSLKQKIFSEIEKLCPPHCILATNTSTIDLNIIGENTISKDRIIGAHFFSPAHIMPLLEIVRTEKTSAQAILDLMVVGKAIKKVPVVVGNCTGFAVNRTFFPYSQGAHVLVNLGVDVYRIDAQITSFGLPMGPFQLQDLTGYGVAVAVGKEFGSAFSDRIFKSPLIDLLIKSGRNGKNNGKGYYIYEKGRKPRPDFSVLPIIEESRRLTNIMPGGKPISVTDQEIVEMILFPVVNEACRVLDEGIVVRASDLDVASVLGMSFPSYRGGIVFWADTVGAGYIYRSLKKWSELYGNFFKPSRFLEERATKGIPLSAPASTSSASRSRM; from the exons ATGGGGGGAGTTAAGGTGACGATGGAGGTGGGAACCGACGGCGTGGCTGTCATCACCATCTTTAATCCTCCGGTGAACGCTTTAGCTATTCCAA TTATTGCTGGATTGAAGGACAGGTGGACTGAAGCCACGACGAGAAACGATGTTAAAGCTATTGTTTTGACTG GAAATGGAGGGAGATTTTCTGGTGGTTTTGATATCAATGTTTTTCAGAAGGTTCATGGGACTG GGGATATTTCTCAAATGCCTGATGTTTCTGTTGATCTTGTGGTCAACACGATGGAAG ATGGTAAAAAGCCTGCAGTTGCTGCCATAGAAGGACTTGCACTCGGAGGTGGTTTAGAATTGGCATTG GGATGCCATGCACGAATTGCTGCACCACGAGCACAACTGGGGTTGCCAGAGCTCAGTCTTGGAGTCATGCCTGGCTTCGGAG GTACACAGCGTCTTCCAAGGCTTATAGGGTTGTCTAAAGCTGTTGAAATGATGATG ACATCTAAACCATTAATGTCGGAGGAAGGGAAGAAGCTTGGCCTTATTGATGCGATTGTCCCTTCATCAGAGTTGTTAAAAGTATCTAGACAGTGGGCACTTGATATTGCCGAAAGGCGCAAGCCTTGGATGCGTTCCCTTCACAAGACAGACAAGATTGGTTCCCTGCCAGATGCGCGTGAAGTACTGAAGGTGGCTAGGGAACAAGTGAAACAGACAGCTAAGAATATGCCTCAGCACTTGGCATGCATTGATGTAATTGAAGAAGGCATCATCCATGGAGGATATAGTGGGGTTCTCAAA GAAGCTAAGGTATTCAAGGACCTTGTATTGTCAGATACATCAAAGGGCCTTGTTCATGTTTTTTTTGCCCAACGGGCAACATCGAAG GTACCTAACGTCACTGATATTGGCCTCAAACCTAGGACAGTCAAGAAAGTTGCTGTAATAGGTGGAGGTTTAATGGGTTCTGGCATAGCAACAGCCCTTGCTCTTAGCAACACGTTTGTCGTACTTAAGGAAATTACTTCTGAGTATCTTCAGAAGGGGATGAAAGCTATTGAAG aaacttatggGGATGTATCTTATATGACAGCAAATGTCAGCGGGCTGGTAACTAGAAAGAAATTGCCACAGGACAAAGCAGATAAAGCCCTTTCAATGGTTAAAGGTGCTCTGGATTATTCAGATTTTAAGGATGTGGATATGGTCATAGAG GCTGTTATTGAAAATGTTTCACTAAAACAGAAAATATTTAGCGAGATTGAGAAGTTGTGCCCTCCACATTGTATTTTGGCAACTAACACATCTACTATCGACCTCAACATTATTGGAGAAAATACCATATCCAAGGATCGGATTATCGGGGCCCACTTTTTCAG TCCTGCTCACATTATGCCTTTACTGGAGATAGTACGAACAGAGAAGACATCCGCCCAAGCAATTCTTGACCTTATGGTTGTTGGCAAAGCAATAAAGAAAGTACCTGTTGTGGTGGGAAATTGTACTGGTTTTGCTGTCAATAGAACCTTCTTTCCCTACTCCCAGGGTGCACATGTTCTGGTCAATCTAGGAGTGGATGTCTACAGAATTGATGCGCAAATCACCAGCTTTGGTCTCCCTATGGGTCCCTTCCA GCTTCAGGATTTAACAGGATATGGAGTGGCTGTTGCTGTGGGGAAAGAATTTGGTTCAGCTTTTTCTGATCGCATATTTAAGTCTCCATTGATCGACCTTCTTATAAAAAGTGGTAGAAATG GTAAAAACAATGGAAAAGGCTACTATATTTACGAGAAGGGAAGGAAACCAAGACCCGATTTTTCAGTGCTTCCAATTATTGAGGAATCAAGAAGGCTCACCAACATAATGCCTGGAGGAAAG CCAATATCTGTCACTGACCAAGAAATTGTTGAGATGATACTCTTTCCAGTTGTGAATGAGGCATGTCGTGTTTTGGATGAAGGGATAGTAGTCCGAGCCTCTGATCTTGATGTCGCATCTGTACTTGGAATGAGTTTCCCATCTTACCG AGGTGGTATCGTTTTCTGGGCTGACACTGTTGGTGCTGGCTATATCTATAGAAGTCTTAAGAAGTGGTCAGAACTATATGGTAATTTCTTCAAGCCCTCAAGGTTTTTGGAAGAGAGAGCAACAAAGGGCATCCCCTTG AGTGCACCTGCTTCTACGTCTTCAGCTTCAAGGTCACGCATGTAA
- the LOC132603400 gene encoding peroxisomal fatty acid beta-oxidation multifunctional protein AIM1-like isoform X2 has protein sequence MGGVKVTMEVGTDGVAVITIFNPPVNALAIPIIAGLKDRWTEATTRNDVKAIVLTGNGGRFSGGFDINVFQKVHGTGDISQMPDVSVDLVVNTMEDGKKPAVAAIEGLALGGGLELALGCHARIAAPRAQLGLPELSLGVMPGFGGTQRLPRLIGLSKAVEMMMTSKPLMSEEGKKLGLIDAIVPSSELLKVSRQWALDIAERRKPWMRSLHKTDKIGSLPDAREVLKVAREQVKQTAKNMPQHLACIDVIEEGIIHGGYSGVLKEAKVFKDLVLSDTSKGLVHVFFAQRATSKVPNVTDIGLKPRTVKKVAVIGGGLMGSGIATALALSNTFVVLKEITSEYLQKGMKAIEANVSGLVTRKKLPQDKADKALSMVKGALDYSDFKDVDMVIEAVIENVSLKQKIFSEIEKLCPPHCILATNTSTIDLNIIGENTISKDRIIGAHFFSPAHIMPLLEIVRTEKTSAQAILDLMVVGKAIKKVPVVVGNCTGFAVNRTFFPYSQGAHVLVNLGVDVYRIDAQITSFGLPMGPFQLQDLTGYGVAVAVGKEFGSAFSDRIFKSPLIDLLIKSGRNGKNNGKGYYIYEKGRKPRPDFSVLPIIEESRRLTNIMPGGKPISVTDQEIVEMILFPVVNEACRVLDEGIVVRASDLDVASVLGMSFPSYRGGIVFWADTVGAGYIYRSLKKWSELYGNFFKPSRFLEERATKGIPLSAPASTSSASRSRM, from the exons ATGGGGGGAGTTAAGGTGACGATGGAGGTGGGAACCGACGGCGTGGCTGTCATCACCATCTTTAATCCTCCGGTGAACGCTTTAGCTATTCCAA TTATTGCTGGATTGAAGGACAGGTGGACTGAAGCCACGACGAGAAACGATGTTAAAGCTATTGTTTTGACTG GAAATGGAGGGAGATTTTCTGGTGGTTTTGATATCAATGTTTTTCAGAAGGTTCATGGGACTG GGGATATTTCTCAAATGCCTGATGTTTCTGTTGATCTTGTGGTCAACACGATGGAAG ATGGTAAAAAGCCTGCAGTTGCTGCCATAGAAGGACTTGCACTCGGAGGTGGTTTAGAATTGGCATTG GGATGCCATGCACGAATTGCTGCACCACGAGCACAACTGGGGTTGCCAGAGCTCAGTCTTGGAGTCATGCCTGGCTTCGGAG GTACACAGCGTCTTCCAAGGCTTATAGGGTTGTCTAAAGCTGTTGAAATGATGATG ACATCTAAACCATTAATGTCGGAGGAAGGGAAGAAGCTTGGCCTTATTGATGCGATTGTCCCTTCATCAGAGTTGTTAAAAGTATCTAGACAGTGGGCACTTGATATTGCCGAAAGGCGCAAGCCTTGGATGCGTTCCCTTCACAAGACAGACAAGATTGGTTCCCTGCCAGATGCGCGTGAAGTACTGAAGGTGGCTAGGGAACAAGTGAAACAGACAGCTAAGAATATGCCTCAGCACTTGGCATGCATTGATGTAATTGAAGAAGGCATCATCCATGGAGGATATAGTGGGGTTCTCAAA GAAGCTAAGGTATTCAAGGACCTTGTATTGTCAGATACATCAAAGGGCCTTGTTCATGTTTTTTTTGCCCAACGGGCAACATCGAAG GTACCTAACGTCACTGATATTGGCCTCAAACCTAGGACAGTCAAGAAAGTTGCTGTAATAGGTGGAGGTTTAATGGGTTCTGGCATAGCAACAGCCCTTGCTCTTAGCAACACGTTTGTCGTACTTAAGGAAATTACTTCTGAGTATCTTCAGAAGGGGATGAAAGCTATTGAAG CAAATGTCAGCGGGCTGGTAACTAGAAAGAAATTGCCACAGGACAAAGCAGATAAAGCCCTTTCAATGGTTAAAGGTGCTCTGGATTATTCAGATTTTAAGGATGTGGATATGGTCATAGAG GCTGTTATTGAAAATGTTTCACTAAAACAGAAAATATTTAGCGAGATTGAGAAGTTGTGCCCTCCACATTGTATTTTGGCAACTAACACATCTACTATCGACCTCAACATTATTGGAGAAAATACCATATCCAAGGATCGGATTATCGGGGCCCACTTTTTCAG TCCTGCTCACATTATGCCTTTACTGGAGATAGTACGAACAGAGAAGACATCCGCCCAAGCAATTCTTGACCTTATGGTTGTTGGCAAAGCAATAAAGAAAGTACCTGTTGTGGTGGGAAATTGTACTGGTTTTGCTGTCAATAGAACCTTCTTTCCCTACTCCCAGGGTGCACATGTTCTGGTCAATCTAGGAGTGGATGTCTACAGAATTGATGCGCAAATCACCAGCTTTGGTCTCCCTATGGGTCCCTTCCA GCTTCAGGATTTAACAGGATATGGAGTGGCTGTTGCTGTGGGGAAAGAATTTGGTTCAGCTTTTTCTGATCGCATATTTAAGTCTCCATTGATCGACCTTCTTATAAAAAGTGGTAGAAATG GTAAAAACAATGGAAAAGGCTACTATATTTACGAGAAGGGAAGGAAACCAAGACCCGATTTTTCAGTGCTTCCAATTATTGAGGAATCAAGAAGGCTCACCAACATAATGCCTGGAGGAAAG CCAATATCTGTCACTGACCAAGAAATTGTTGAGATGATACTCTTTCCAGTTGTGAATGAGGCATGTCGTGTTTTGGATGAAGGGATAGTAGTCCGAGCCTCTGATCTTGATGTCGCATCTGTACTTGGAATGAGTTTCCCATCTTACCG AGGTGGTATCGTTTTCTGGGCTGACACTGTTGGTGCTGGCTATATCTATAGAAGTCTTAAGAAGTGGTCAGAACTATATGGTAATTTCTTCAAGCCCTCAAGGTTTTTGGAAGAGAGAGCAACAAAGGGCATCCCCTTG AGTGCACCTGCTTCTACGTCTTCAGCTTCAAGGTCACGCATGTAA